A single genomic interval of Salinarchaeum sp. IM2453 harbors:
- a CDS encoding DUF5794 domain-containing protein, giving the protein MSVSQHPIALRIEQAVGGQAALLATVMFLPLIDGVFAALVLAGALDSIAGVVMVGLLIFAGSATVAVIVAEFDGSPTECAKIVLLVGIPLIILSAAVAALAPTIASVIDLAIFERFAALVILAIAAQTASAKIGQYLPKPAVIIGLGLIASINPSGAEFALAPEVDLIIKGAAAAGIGVVFSLLLALGGPQLRSNVDLDRFRFGSAVSLGLLPLSILGAPFGEYAPLAVLVMSAVFAYNPSEDTVEAPAKEIEEGYAQLEHEDEAERAPWL; this is encoded by the coding sequence ATGAGTGTCTCCCAACATCCGATTGCATTACGTATAGAGCAAGCAGTAGGTGGACAAGCCGCGCTGCTAGCAACGGTAATGTTCCTACCGCTAATTGATGGAGTGTTTGCAGCACTAGTCCTCGCTGGCGCGTTGGATTCAATCGCGGGCGTTGTAATGGTTGGTTTACTCATCTTCGCAGGCAGTGCCACTGTTGCTGTAATTGTTGCTGAGTTTGATGGTTCACCGACTGAATGTGCTAAGATTGTCCTGCTTGTCGGTATTCCATTAATTATCCTGTCAGCGGCAGTAGCTGCGCTTGCTCCAACGATCGCCAGCGTGATCGACTTGGCGATCTTCGAGCGGTTTGCAGCATTGGTCATCCTCGCTATTGCAGCTCAAACTGCAAGCGCCAAGATCGGACAATACCTGCCAAAGCCAGCTGTCATTATTGGGTTAGGGCTAATAGCGAGTATCAATCCATCTGGTGCGGAGTTTGCTCTTGCTCCAGAAGTTGACTTAATCATAAAAGGAGCAGCAGCAGCAGGGATCGGCGTGGTATTCTCCCTGCTACTGGCACTAGGAGGTCCACAACTGCGTTCAAATGTCGACCTTGACCGATTCCGTTTCGGTAGTGCTGTTTCACTGGGACTGCTCCCACTTTCCATCCTTGGAGCGCCATTCGGAGAGTACGCTCCACTTGCGGTCTTGGTGATGTCAGCTGTGTTCGCATATAATCCGAGTGAAGATACGGTAGAGGCACCTGCCAAGGAGATAGAAGAAGGCTATGCCCAGCTTGAACACGAGGATGAGGCTGAACGGGCTCCGTGGTTGTGA
- a CDS encoding NUDIX hydrolase encodes MSRSRYRTLLTRILEYRVPYGVQTLAYRSDGAILLVHHDEVNQWVLPGGQPTSRQESLKKTAKRELQEEADITGEYEGLALLFQVHISHGQHQTQGILPVFRAVAASTDCHADDPDDEITAAKWFHSLPENTRDREYIQAYQQGLQK; translated from the coding sequence GTGAGCCGGTCACGCTACAGGACACTACTAACGCGAATTCTTGAATATCGAGTTCCATACGGAGTGCAGACACTCGCATATCGGTCTGATGGAGCAATCCTGCTTGTCCATCACGATGAGGTAAATCAATGGGTCCTCCCTGGTGGACAACCCACCTCGCGTCAAGAATCACTGAAAAAGACAGCCAAGCGTGAATTGCAGGAAGAAGCAGATATTACTGGAGAGTATGAAGGTCTCGCGCTGCTCTTTCAAGTACATATTTCACACGGGCAACATCAAACGCAGGGAATACTCCCAGTATTTCGTGCTGTCGCAGCATCTACTGACTGTCATGCAGATGACCCAGATGACGAGATTACCGCTGCCAAGTGGTTCCATTCACTCCCGGAGAACACCAGAGATCGAGAATACATACAAGCATATCAGCAGGGTCTACAGAAATAG
- a CDS encoding DUF1918 domain-containing protein, which translates to MSFEEGDRVILHDEHSEYDGQEGKITQVMETMFGDANYTVSFDEGQEAGISADQIEAVEE; encoded by the coding sequence ATGAGCTTCGAAGAAGGCGATCGTGTCATTCTCCACGATGAACACAGCGAGTACGATGGTCAAGAAGGTAAAATCACACAGGTAATGGAGACAATGTTTGGCGATGCAAACTATACAGTTAGCTTTGACGAAGGCCAAGAAGCAGGTATTTCGGCTGATCAGATAGAAGCTGTTGAAGAATAA
- a CDS encoding RNA-binding protein, which yields MGSVPLHYVDLRAFCYATEDDKGVERALRRFLPEDTHIEQHESEGHYGDRILVFSARVENADEIRHVLSQLAEGDVLDTISTEIDDRVTDNTELFIRLDKQKAFNGEVAVGEGITFRAKVEAYPAKREYALENVRELIDQYTD from the coding sequence ATGGGTAGTGTTCCGCTCCATTATGTTGACTTGCGAGCATTCTGTTATGCAACAGAAGACGACAAGGGGGTTGAGCGGGCACTTCGACGTTTCTTACCCGAAGATACCCACATAGAACAACACGAGAGTGAAGGTCACTACGGTGACCGAATATTAGTTTTCTCTGCTCGTGTTGAAAATGCAGATGAAATTCGACATGTTCTATCACAACTTGCTGAGGGAGATGTGCTTGATACGATCTCCACAGAGATTGACGACCGTGTAACGGACAACACGGAACTGTTTATTCGTCTGGATAAACAGAAGGCATTCAACGGGGAAGTCGCTGTTGGCGAAGGAATCACATTTCGAGCAAAAGTTGAGGCTTATCCCGCCAAACGCGAGTACGCGCTTGAAAATGTGCGTGAATTAATCG